In the genome of Streptomyces violaceoruber, the window CGGAAGGCTCACGCTCCGTGCCATACGGTGGTGATGTTGCAGAACTCGCGGATTCCGTGCCCGGACAGCTCACGCCCGTAGCCCGACCGCTTGACCCCGCCGAACGGGAACGCCGGGTGGGACGCCGTCATCCCGTTCACGTACACGCCGCCCGCCTCCAGGTCCCGGACGAAACGGTCCACGTCCGCGTCGTCGCGCGTCCACACGTTCGAACTGAGCCCGAAGTCCGTGTCGTTGGCGATCAGCACCGCCTCGTCCAGGTCGGCCGCCCGGTAGAGCGTGGCGACCGGTCCGAAGGCCTCCTCGCGGTGGATGCGCAGCTCGCGGGTGACGTCCGCCAGGACGGTCGGCGGGTAGTACCAGCCGGGCCCGTCCGGACGTTCGCCGCCGCACAGCACGCTCGCGCCGCCGCGCACCGCGTCGTCGACCAGCTCCACCAGGTCGTTCAGGCCCTGCTCGCTGGAGAGCGGGCCGACCTCGGTCTCCTCGTCCATCGGGTCGCCGACCTTCAGCGCCCGCATGCCCTCGGTGAAGCGCTGGGCGAAGGCGTCGTAGACGTCCGTGTGCACGATGAACCGCTTGGCGGCGATGCACGACTGACCGGCGTTCTGGGTGCGCGCGGTCACCGCCACCTCCGCGGCCCGTTCGACGTCGGCGGACGGCATGACGACGAACGGGTCGCTGCCGCCCAGCTCGAGCACCGTCTTCTTGATCATCTCCCCGGCCGTGGCGGCCACCGCGCGGCCCGCGGGTTCGCTGCCGGTGAGGGTGGCGGCCCGTACCCGTTCGTCGCGCAGGACGTCGTCGACCTGGGCGGAACCGATGAGGAGCGTCTGGAAGCAGCCCTCGGGGAAGCCCGCCCGGTGGAACAGGTCCTCCAGGTAGAGGGCGGTCTGCGGCACGTTCGAGGCGTGCTTGAGCAGCCCGACGTTGCCCGCCATCAGCGCGGGCGCCGCGAACCTGATCACCTGCCAGAGCGGGAAGTTCCACGGCATCACCGCGAGCACCGGGCCGAGCGGCCGGTAGCGGACCAGGGCCCGGGAGGCGCCGGAGTCCTTCACGTCGGCCTCGGCGGGCTCCTCGTCGGCCAGCAGCTCCGCCGCGTGGTCGGCGTACCAGCGCATCGCCTTGGCGCACTTGGCCGCCTCCGCGCGGGCCTGCTTCACCGGCTTGCCCATCTCCGTGGTGATGACTTTCCCGATCTCCTTCTGATCGGCCTCGAGAAGGTCGGCGGCGCGGCGCATCAGCCCGGCCCGCTCGTAGAACCCCGTGGTCCGGTAGGTGCGGAAGGTGGCCTCCGCGAGCTCGATCCGGCGCTCGATCTCCTCCTCGCCCATGGCCTCGTACGTCCTGAGCGTCTCGCCGTTCGCCGGGTTCACCGTCGCGATGGGCATGGCCGACCTCCCTGGGTGCCTTCGTGCTTCGACCTTGGCGCGCGGCGCGGGGTGCCGCAACGCGGACGGGTCCCGCAGGTGGGTGCCGCGGTCCGCCGCGCGTCCGGAAGCCGCCGTCCGTCGTCGCCTCTCGTCAGTGCGAGTGCTCAGCCAGCCGGTCGAGAAACGCGGCCTGCGCCTTCACGATCACCTCGCGGGCCCGGTCGAGGCCGAACCACGCCACCCGGTCCAGTTCGGGGAACTCCTCGGTCCGCCCCGACCTCGGCGGCCACTCCATGCGGAAGGTGCCGGGCACGACCGTCGCCGGATCGAGGTCGGCCGCCACGGCCCAGACCGTGACGAGCTTCCCGCCCGCTTGGCGCACCTCGCCGAGCGGGACGGCCTCGCCCTCGGGCGGCGGCAGCCCCAGCTCCTCCTCGAACTCCCGCCGGGCCGCCTCCCAGGCCGGCTCCCCGGAGTCGTACTCGCCCTTGGGGACGGTCCACGCCCCGGCGTCCCGGCGGCTGTAGAACGGGCCGCCCATGTGGCCGAGGAGCACCTGGAGCCCCCCGCCGGGAGCGCGCCGGTGCAGCAGCAGGCCCGCGCTGCGCCTCACGGGGCCACCCCGGGGTGGGCGGCGAGCAGGGTGTCCACGGTGTCCGCGTCCTCGGGGCGTTTGTCCTCGCGGTAGCGGACCACGCGCGCGAAGCGGAGGGTGACGCCGGCCGGGTAGCGGGTGGAGCGCTGGAGGCCGTCGTAGGCGATCTCGACGACGAGCTCGGGGCGTACGGTCACGCCCCAGCCGTGCTCCTCCACGGCCAGCTCCTTCAGGCGCTCGGTCTGCCAGGTCAGCAGCGCGTCGGTCATGCCCTTGAAGGTCTTGCCGAGCATCGCGAAGGAGCCGTCGGCGGTGCGGGCGCCCAGGTGGAGGTTGGAGAGCTTGCCGGTGCGGCGGCCGTGGCCCCACTCGGCGGCCAGCACCACCAGGTCGAGCGTGTGGACCGGCTTGACCTTCAGCCAGGACGCGCCGCGCCGTCCCGCGCTGTAGGCGGCGTCGAGCCCCTTGACGACGACGCCCTCGTGCCCGCGCGCCAGCGTCCGGGCGAGGAACTCCTCCGCCGCACCGGTGTCCTCGGGGCCGTGCACCAGAGTGCGCCGTACCCGCAGGGGCTCGGGGACCAGCCGCGCCAGCTCCGCGTGCCGTTGGGTCAGCGGCAGGTCGAGCAGGTCGCGGCCGTCGACGGAGAGTACGTCGAAGAAGACCGCGGAGACCGGGACCGCCCGCGCGGCCGTGGCCACGTCGGTGCGGGAGCCCACCCGGCCGGCGGTCTCCTGGAAGGACCGGGGGCGGCCGCCCGCGTCGAGGGAGATCGCCTCGCCGTCCAGGATGAACCGTTCGCCGGGCAGCGCGAGGGCCGCGTCGGTGACCTCCGGGAGCCGGTCGGTGATGTCGTCCAGCGTGCGGGTGTAGATCCGCACGGTGCCGCCGTCCCGGTGCACCTGGACGCGGATGCCGTCCAGCTTCTCCTCCACCGCGGCGGCGCCCAGTTTGCCGACCGCCTCGGCGACCGAGGACGCGCTGTGCGCCAGCATCGGCAGCACCGGCTGCCCCACGGTGAGCCGGAACCGGTCGAGGGCGCCGGGTCCGTCGGCCAGCAGGGCTTCGGCCACGGTCTGGAGCGACCCCGCGAGCATCACCGCCCGCCGCACGTCCGCCGGGGGAGCGTCCGTCGCCGCGGCCAGGCCCTCGACGGCGGCCGCGTCCAGGGCGCCCTGGCGGACCTCCCCGGTGAGCAGCCCGATCAGGAAGCGCTGCTCGTCCTCCGTGGCGGCGCCCATCAGCTCGCCGACCAGCCGGGTCCGCTCGGCCTGCGAACCGGCGCCGGAGACCGCGCCGACCCGGGTGAGACGGGCGTCCACGTCACGTACGGTCAGGGTCGGTGCGTCCGCGGGCGGCACGCGGCGGCTCAGCACCTTCCAGCCGACGCCGATCCGGCCCTGCGGGAGCCGTCCCGCCAGGTACGGGATGACGACCGGCACGTCCGCCGCCTCCGCCTCACGGAACAGCTCCGCGAGCAGGACGGTCTTCCGGGACCGCGCCGACGTGGCCGCGACCTCCCGGGACACCTGGGCCAACCGGGCAAGCAGCATGCAGTCATGGTGCACCGGAGCGGGCGGGCGTACACCCCGCGGCGTCCGCGCGCGTCCGCGTACGCCCTTCCCGGGTGCTCCGCGGTGCCCTCACTCCGCGAGGGCGGCGTCCAGGTCCGACATGATCAGGTCGCCGACGACCGCCGACGCCGCGCGGTACCCGCCGCTGGCCGCGTGGACGACCTGCTCGGCGAAGCCCATCGCGTTGCCCGCGGTCCACACGCCCGGCACGCTGGTCCGGCCCGTCGGGTCCACCACGGGGTAGGCGCCGAACGGCGTCTCCTGCAACTCCGCCCCCAGCCGCTCCATCAGGCCGGTCTGCGGCACCGCCTTCGGGGCGACGAACACCACCGTGCGGTCGTGCGCCGTGCCGTCCGCCAGCCGCACCCCGGTCAGCCGGTCGTCCTCGACCCGCAGGGCGGCCACCTCGCCGGGCACCACCTTGACCCCGGCCGCGGCGAGCCGACGCAGGTCGTCGTCGGACAGCTCCCGCTCGGCGACCGTGTGCAGGAAGAGCGTCACGTCGTCCGACCAGCCGGACACCATCAGGGCCTGGTGCACGCTGAGCGGGCTCGAGGCCAGGACGCCGAAGCGTTCGTCCCGCACCTCCCAGCCGTGGCAGAACGGGCAGTGCAGCACGTCCCGGCCGTACCGCTCGGCGACCCCGGGCACGGCCGGCAGCTCGTCCCTGAGACCGGTGGTGACGATCAGCCGGCGGGCGTGCACGGTGTCCCCGCCGGCCAGCTCCACCGCGAAGTCTCCGTCCCTGGACACGTCCACCGCGCGGTCGCGGACCAGGTCCACCCCGTAGCGGGCGATCTCCTCCCGGCCGAGGGCCAGGAACTCGGCGGGGGACATGCCGTCCCGGGTCAGGTAGCCCTGCATGTGGTCCGAGGGCGCGTTGCGCGGCTCACCGGCGTCGACCACCAGGGTGCGCAGCCGGGAGCGGCCCAGGACGAGCGCGGCGGAGAGCCCGGCCGCGCCGCCGCCGACGACCACCACGTCGTACCTCCCGGACGGGTCCTTCGGATCCTTCAGGTTCGTGTTCTGGGTCATGGTGACCACCTCCACGTAGAAGGTCGCTCGGATCCCACGGTATTGACAAATATGTTTGCCGGAACTGCAATAAATGCATGACGACCCCAGACGACGTCCTCGCCGGTGTCGGGCCGAGGCTCCGCCAGGTGCGCAAGGAGCGGGAGGTGACCCTGGCCGCGCTGTCCGAGGCGACCGGCATCTCGGTGAGCACCCTGTCGCGGCTGGAGTCGGGCCTGCGCAGACCGAGCCTCGAACTGCTGCTGCCGATCGCCCGGGCCCACCAGGTGCCGCTGGACGAACTGGTCGGCGCGCCACCGGTCGGCGACCCCCGGGTGCGTGCCAGGCCCGTAGTGCGCCACGGCCGCACCCACTGGCCGCTCACCCGCCAGGCGGGCGGCCTCCAGGCGTTCAAGGTGCTGGAGCCCCAGCGCCGGGAGGAGCCGGACCCGCGCACCCACGAGGGGTACGAGTGGCTGTACGTCCTCTCGGGGCGGCTGCGGCTCGTGCTCGGCGAGCACGACGTGGTGCTGTCGGCGGGGGAGGCCGCGGAGTTCGACACGCGGGTGCCGCACTGGTTCGGGTCGACGGGGGAGGGGCCGGCCGAGTTCCTCAGCCTCTTCGGCCCGCAGGGGGAGCGGATGCACGTACGGGCGCGGCCCGCGCAGGCGTGACCCCGCACCCTGTTCCCTGATCGGCAAGCGACCGCTTAGTATGCGGAGGACCCGGTCGGACGACGCAGTCGGTGGAGGCCCCGCATGCAGGCATGGCAGGTGCACGAGAACGGCGAGCCGGGCGAGGTGATGCGCCTCGCGGACGTGGCGCCGCCGACGCCCGGCGAGGGTCAGGTCCTGCTGAGGGTCCGCGCCGCGAACATCAACTTCCCGGACGCCCTGATGTGCCGCGGGCAGTACCAGGTCCGGCCGCCGCTGCCGTTCACGCCGGGCGTGGAGATCTGCGGCGAGACCGAGGAGGGGCGCCGCGTCATCGCCAACCCCGCGCTGCCGCACGGCGGCTTCGCCGAGTACGCCCTCGCCGACGCCCGGGCCCTGCTGCCCGCGCCGGACTCCCTGGACGACGCCGAGGCGGCCGCTCTGCACATCGGCTACCAGACCGGCTGGTTCGGCCTGCACCGCCGGGCCCGGCTGGAAGCCGGCGAGACCCTGCTCGTCCACGCCGCGGCGGGCGGCGTCGGCAGCGCCGCCGTGCAGCTCGGCAAGGCGGCCGGCGCCACCGTGATCGGCGTCGTCGGCGGCTCGCAGAAGGCGGCCGTCGCCCGCGAGCTGGGCTGCGACGTGGTCGTCGACCGGCATGCCGAGGACGTCGTCGCGGCCGTGAAGGAGGCCACCGGCGGCCGGGGCGCCGACGTGATCTACGACCCCGTGGGCGGCCAGGCCTACGCCCAGTCCGCCAAGGTCGTCGCCTTCGAGGGCCGGATCGTCGTCGTCGGCTTCGCCAGCGGCACGATCCCCAGCCCGGCACTCAACCACGCGCTGGTGAAGAACTACGCGATCCTCGGCCTGCACTGGGGCCTGTACAACACCAAGGACCCGAAGCTGGTCCGGCACTGCCACGAGCAGCTCACCGAGCTGGCGGCGCGGGGCGCGATCAAGCCGCTGGTGAGCGAGCGGGTGCCGCTCGCCGACGCCGCCGACGCCGTGCAGCGCGTCGCCGACGGCAGGACGACCGGCCGCCTGGCCGTCGTACCGGAGAACCTGGACAAGGGAGCCGCCGCATGACCGACGCAGCGGAACTGCGCGACCGTACGCGCGAGTTGCTCGCCGCGCACCCACCGGCCGACACGGACCGCCTGGACTTCCTCCGGGCCCGCTTCGACGCCGGACTGGCCTGGGTGCACTACCCGCAGGGGCTCGGCGGCCTCGGTGCCCCACGCGCCCTCCAGGCCGTCGTGGACGCCGAGCTGGCGGCCGCGGGCGCCCCCGACAACGACCCCCGCCGCATCGGCATCGGCCTCGGCATGGCCGCCCCGACCATCCTCCAGTACGGCACCGAGGAGCAGAAGCGCCGGCTGCTGCGCCCGCTGTGGACCGGCGAGGAGGTCTGGTGCCAGCTCTTCAGCGAGCCGGGCGCCGGATCCGACCTGGCCGCTCTCGGCACGCGCGCGGTACGGGACGGCGAGGACTGGGTCGTCAACGGGCAGAAGGTGTGGACCTCCAGCGCGCACCTCGCCCGCTGGGCCATCCTCATCGCCCGCACCGACCCGGACGTGCCCAAGCACCGGGGCATCACCTACTTCGTGTGCGACATGACCGACCCCGGCGTCGAGGTGCGGCCGCTGCGCCAGATCACCGGCGAGGCCGAGTTCAACGAGGTGTTCCTCACCGACGTCCGCATCCCCGACTCCCGCCGGCTCGGCGAGGTCGGCGACGGCTGGCGGGTCGCGCAGACCACGCTGAACAACGAACGCGTCGCCATCGGCGGCACGCCGATCCCCCGCGAGGGCGGCATGATCGGCAAGATCGCCGAGACCTGGCGGGAACGCCCCGAACTGCGCACCCACGACCTGCACCAGCGGCTGCTCGGCCTGTGGGTCGAGGCCGAGGTCGCCCGCCTCACCGGTGTACGCCTGCGCCAGCAACTGGCGGCCGGGCAGCCCGGCCCCGAGGGCGCCGGCATGAAGCTGAACTTCGCCCGGCTCAACCAGGAGATCAGCGGTCTGGAGGTGGAACTCCTCGGCGCGGAGGGCCTGCTCTACGACGACTGGACCATGCGCCGCCCCGAACTGGTCGACTTCACCGGCCGCGACGCCGGATACCGCTACCTGCGGTCCAAGGGCAACAGCATCGAGGGCGGGACCAGCGAGGTCCTGCTGAACATCGTCGCCGAGCGCGTCCTCGGCCTGCCCGCCGAGCCGCGCACCGACAAGGACGTCGCATGGAAGGACCTCGCCCGATGAGCGCACAGCCGGAACCCGCCCTGCTCCTCTCGGAGGAGGAAGAGGCGCTGCGCGCCGCCGTCCGGGACCTGCTCACCGACCACTGCGACCCGGCGGGCGTCATCACCCGCACCGAGTCGGCCGCCCGCCACGACGTGTCGCTGTGGAAGGCCCTCGCCGGCTCGATGGGCCTCGCCGGCCTGCTGATCCCGGAGGAACTGGGCGGGCAGGGCGCCACCCACCGCGAAGCCGCCGTGGTCCTGGAGGAACTGGGCCGCGCGGTCGCACCGGTGCCGTACCTGACGAGCGCCGTCGTCGCCACCGAGGCGCTGCTTGCCTGCGGGGCGGACGACCTGCTCGGCGAGCTGGCGTCCGCCACCACCGTCGCCGTGCTCGCCGTCGGGCTGCACGTCGCACCGGGCGGCGCCGCCCCGCGGGTGCGGCTCGAAGGGGGCGCGCTGCACGGGGAACTGACCGGCATCGCCGACGCGTCCGTCGCCGACGTGCTGCTCGTGCCCGCGGACGACGGGGGCCTGTATGCGGTCGCCGCCGCGGACGCCGCGGTCACCGGGCAGGTGTCGCTCGACTCCACCCGGCCGCTGGCGCGCGTGACCCTCGACGGCGCCCCGGGGCGTCGCCTCGGTGACGCGGAACCGGCCGTACGCCGTGCCCTGCGGGCCGGTGCCGGGCTGCTCGCCGCCGAACAGCTGGGCCTGGCCGACTGGTTGCTGACCGAGACGGTCCGCCACCTCAAGGAACGCAAGCAGTTCAACCGCCAGGTCGGCGGCTTCCAGGCGCTCAAGCACCGGCTGTCCCGGCTGTGGCTGGAGGTGGCCGGCCTGCGCGCCGCGGCCCGGAACGCGGCCGACGCCCTGGCGACCGGCGCGGACACCGACGTGGCCGTCGCCGTGGCCCAGGCGTACGCGGCCCAGGTCGCCGTGCACGCCGCCGAGGAGGCGCTGCAACTGCACGGCGGCATCGGCATGACCTGGGAACACCCGGTCCACCTGTACCTCAAGCGGGCCAAGGCCGACTCGATCGCCTACGGAGCGCCGGGCACCCACCGCGCGGCGCTGGCCGAACTGGTCGACCTGCGGGCACCCTGACGCACCCGCCCGCGCGCGAGTGCGCCCGGTGGCCCGCTCCGGTGAGGTGAACGACCGAAGTGAACGACCGGCGGCGGTCCGGCCAACTCACCGCACGGCTCTGCTCCCCGGGGCCGTCGGGACCCCATACTCACAGGCGTCCCGTACGGCACTTCCAGGGAGGCAGAGCATGGCCCTCACCACCCGACGCAGAGCCCTCACCACTCTCGGCGCCGCCCTCGCGGGCGCGGTCGCCCTGCCCGCCGGTACCGCGCTGGCGTCCCAGGGCGGGCACGGACCGCGCCCGCTGTGGCGTGCGCACGCCCACAACGACTACGAGCACCCCCGGCCCCTCCTCGACGCCCTCGACCACCGCTTCGGCAGCGTCGAGGCCGACATCTACCTGGTCGGCGGCCAACTCCTGGTCGCCCACGACCCCGAGGACCTCGACCCGTCCCGCACCCTGGAGTCGCTCTACCTCGACCCGCTCGCCGCCCGCGTCCGCGCGCACCACGGCCGGGTCTACCGACGGGACCGCGGCTCCCTGCAACTCCTGATCGACATCAAGACCGAGGGTGAGGCGACCTACCTCGAACTCGACCGCCGACTGCGCCGCTACAAGCACCTGTTCACCTCCTACGCCCACGGGCGGGTCTTCCCGGGCGCCGTCACGGCCGTCGTCTCCGGGGATCGGGCGGCCCGTGCGCCGATGGCGGCCCAGCGCAGCCGCCGCGCCTTCTACGACGGCCGCCTCACCGACCTCGGCACCGTGGCACCGGCCTCGTTCGTCCCGCTGATCAGCGACAACTGGACGCTCAACTTCACCTGGCAGGGCGTCGGCACCTTCCCGGCCGCCGAGCGGCGCAGGCTGCGGGACATCGTGGGCGCGGCGCACGCGCGCGGGCAGCGAGTGCGCTTCTGGGCCACGCCGGATGCGGCGGGTCCGGCGCGGGACGCCGTGTGGGCCGAACTGCTCGCCGCCGGTGTCGACCACCTCAACACCGACGACCTCGCGGGCCTCGAAGCGTTCCTCGACGCGCACCGGGACGCGTAGGAAGCGTCTCAACACCACTCGTTCGGAGGACAGGTCAGCCGCCCGGACGAACCCTCCGCTACGCCACACTTACGGCCGAACGCCGCGAAGTGGACGTGGCGGAGGAGGTTGACGATGGCCGTTTCCATCTCTGTGGTGCTCTTGCTGTCCATCCTGGCGGTGCTCTTCTTGCGCAACGGCGGGCTGAAGGTCTCGCACGCCCTGGTGTGCCTGCTGCTCGGCTTCTACCTGGCGAGCACGAGCATCGCCCCGACCATCAACAGCGGACTGACCGCCACGGCGGACATCGTGGGCAGCCTCAGACCGTAGGACGGCGGGGGTCGACGGCCTCGCCGGTCCGCGTGGTCCGGGCGGGGGGCGGGGGCTCCGGTCGGCCGGGCAGCAGCAGGCACAGCGGGACGGCAAGAGCGGTGAGGACCGCCGACCACCAGAAGGCCCGGTCGAAGGCGCCGGCCAGGGCGCTCGGGCCGTGGGCGCCGGCAGCGGCGTGCTGCAGGACGACGGCGAGCAGGGCGATGCCCACGGAGCCGCCGATCTGCTGGGCGACGCGGGTGATGACACCCGCGTCCGGGATCTCCTGGTGCCGCAGCCCGACGTAGGCGGCGCCCATCGGCGCGATCATGGCGGCGCCGAGCGCGATGCCGCGGACGAACAGCGCGGCCATGAGCACGGCCCCGCCGGTGCCGGCGGTGACGAAGGCGAACGGGACCGTGGCCACGGCGACGAGAGTGAACGCGGTGACGGCGACCCGGCGGGGGCCGACGCGGTCCATGTACCTGCCCGCCAGGGCGCGTGCGAGCAGCGCCCCCACACCCTGCGGGATGAGCGCGAGCCCGGCGCCGAGGGCGTCCTCGCCGCGGACCTGCTGGAAGTACAGGGGCAGCAGCATCATCGGCCCGTACAGGGCGATGCCGCCCAGGAAGAGCAGGGCGGCGGAGGAGGCCACCGCGCGGTGGCGGAACAGCCGCAGATCGATCAGGGCACCGCCGGGACGGGTCAGGGACCGGGCCGTGAAGCCGCCGACCAGGGCGAGTCCGCCGAGCAGCGGCACGAGGACCGCGGCGCCGGTGGATCCGGCTCCGCCCTCTACCCGGGACAGGCCGTAGACCAGGGCGGCGACGCCCGGGCAGAGCAGGAGCAGGCCGACGACGTCCAGGCGGCCGCGGGGGCCGCCGGGCTCCGGCCGGTCGTCGGGGAGGTTCCGCAGGGCCAGCCATCCGCCGACGACGCAGAACGGGATGTTGACGAAGAACATCCAGCGCCAGTCGGCCAGATGCAGGACGAGGCCGCCGAGGACCGGGCCCAGGATCGGGCCCAGCGCGGTGGGCACCGTGATGATCGCCATGACCCTGCCCGGGTGGCTGCCCCTGGCCGCCTGCATGAGCAGCGTGGCCATGAGCGGCATCATGATGCCGCCCGCGAGGCCCTGGACGACACGGAAGACGATCAGACTCGTGGCGTTCCACGCCAGCGCGCTCAGGACCGAGCCGAGCAGGAAACCGCCCAGCGCCGCGATCCACAGCTGTCGGCCGCCGAAGCGCGCCTGGGCCCACACGGCGAGCGGGATGGTGACGAACACCGCCAGCAGGTAGCCGGTGCTCACCCACTGGACCGTGGCCAGCGGGGCGTCGAACGCCTTCGCCAGGTCGTCCAGCGCGACGCTGACGACGGTGGTGTCGAAGACGACTCCGAGCGCGCCCACGACGAGGGTGGCCCCAATGCGCCGGACGGCGGGGTCGACGCGATCGGGACGTGCTGCCGCGGACGCGGCCCCATGGGGGATGCTCACGAACCCCCACCTCCTTAAGATAGAGAATCCTTTCTTACTCTCCTCAGGGTAGGGAGATAGGATAAGAAAGGCAATTCTTTCTCACTGGAAGGAGGCGTCGGATGGCACAGCGGCGCCGCGGAGCGGCACTGGAGAAGGCACTCCTGGACGCGGCCTGGGGCGAACTCGCCGAGCGCGGCTACGCCCGGTTCACCATGGACGGCGTCGTCAGGCGCGCCGGCACCAGCCCGCCGGTGCTGTACCGGCGCTGGGCGCACCGCGACGAGCTGGCCAGGGCAGCCGTCGCCCATGTGCTGGAGGAAGCCCGCGTCGACACCCCCGACACGGGAACCCTGCGGGGGGACCTCCTCGCCCTCATGCGGGAGATCGGCACCGCCAACGCCCAGCTCGTCATCCTCATGTACGCGCACCTGGCCGGCTACTGCCAGGAGACCGGCACCAGCCCCGGCGAGCTGCTCGACGCGGCGCGCGGGAAGTCCGCGGACGCGCTCGCCGAGGTCTACGACCGGGCCGTCGCCCGCGGCGAGGCCAGGCCGGAACGGCTCACCGGGCGCGTCAGGTCTCTCCCCTTCGACCTGCTGCGCCAGGAGATCCTCGCGACCCTCGCGCCGGTCCCCGAGGACGTCGTCGAGGAGATCGTCGACACGATCTTCCTGCCCCTGGTGAGCTGACGGCCGAAGGAAGACAGGGTTCTAGACGTCCACGACGCGGGAGCGGATGAGGAAGCGCACTCCCTCGGGTGCCTCCAGGGAGAAGCCGCTGCCCCGGCCCGGGACCACGTCGACGATCAGCCGGGTGTGGCGCCACGCCTCGTACTGGCTGCGTGACATCCAGAACTCCACCGGTTCCTCGACGCCGTCGACGGCCAGCTCGCCGAGCAGGATGTCCGAGGCGCCGGTGCGGAACTCGCCGGCCGGATAGCACATGGGTGCGCTGCCGTCGCAGCAACCGCCGGACTGATGGAACATCAGCGGGCCGTGCGCCTCGCGGAGCCGCCGCAGCAGTAGGGACGCCTCGGGGGTCAGCTCGACGCGCGGGGTCTCCTCGTATGTGTCGCCCATACCGCACATGCCAGCACGGGGAACGTTGCGAGCGCGTTGCGCGGCACCTTGGCGGGGCGGCTCCCGCCTCCTCCGCCAGAAACCTCTTTTGACATACCTATCCGACCATATCTATTGTCTCCGGGTGACCGACTCCAGCACCCCTCGCCGGGACATCGACCGCATGGCCTCCGGGCTCGCGGCGTGCCTTCCCGTGCTGTACCGGGCGCTGGACCGGCAGGTCACCGCCCGGTACCCGCACCCCAAGCCCCCCGAGGGGCAGCTCGCCCTGCTGCGGTACGTCGCGCAGCACGAGGGCGTCACGGTGCGCGAGGCCGCCGAGGCCCTGCTGATGAAGCCGAACAACGTCAGTGCCCTGGTCTCCCAGCTCGTCGAGCAGGGTGACCTGGAGCGCCGGCGGGACAGCGCCGACAAGCGGGTCGCCCACCTCCACCTCACGGCCACGGCCCGTGAGCGGGTCTCCGAGGTGCGGGAACTGGAGACCGCGTTCATCCGCCACGCCCTGACCTCCCTCACCGAGGGCCAGCAGGGCGCGCTCGGCTCCGCCCTGGACGCCCTCGACGCGTTGACGCGGCATCTCC includes:
- a CDS encoding acyl-CoA dehydrogenase family protein, translated to MSAQPEPALLLSEEEEALRAAVRDLLTDHCDPAGVITRTESAARHDVSLWKALAGSMGLAGLLIPEELGGQGATHREAAVVLEELGRAVAPVPYLTSAVVATEALLACGADDLLGELASATTVAVLAVGLHVAPGGAAPRVRLEGGALHGELTGIADASVADVLLVPADDGGLYAVAAADAAVTGQVSLDSTRPLARVTLDGAPGRRLGDAEPAVRRALRAGAGLLAAEQLGLADWLLTETVRHLKERKQFNRQVGGFQALKHRLSRLWLEVAGLRAAARNAADALATGADTDVAVAVAQAYAAQVAVHAAEEALQLHGGIGMTWEHPVHLYLKRAKADSIAYGAPGTHRAALAELVDLRAP
- a CDS encoding DUF779 domain-containing protein, whose protein sequence is MGDTYEETPRVELTPEASLLLRRLREAHGPLMFHQSGGCCDGSAPMCYPAGEFRTGASDILLGELAVDGVEEPVEFWMSRSQYEAWRHTRLIVDVVPGRGSGFSLEAPEGVRFLIRSRVVDV
- a CDS encoding MDR family MFS transporter yields the protein MSIPHGAASAAARPDRVDPAVRRIGATLVVGALGVVFDTTVVSVALDDLAKAFDAPLATVQWVSTGYLLAVFVTIPLAVWAQARFGGRQLWIAALGGFLLGSVLSALAWNATSLIVFRVVQGLAGGIMMPLMATLLMQAARGSHPGRVMAIITVPTALGPILGPVLGGLVLHLADWRWMFFVNIPFCVVGGWLALRNLPDDRPEPGGPRGRLDVVGLLLLCPGVAALVYGLSRVEGGAGSTGAAVLVPLLGGLALVGGFTARSLTRPGGALIDLRLFRHRAVASSAALLFLGGIALYGPMMLLPLYFQQVRGEDALGAGLALIPQGVGALLARALAGRYMDRVGPRRVAVTAFTLVAVATVPFAFVTAGTGGAVLMAALFVRGIALGAAMIAPMGAAYVGLRHQEIPDAGVITRVAQQIGGSVGIALLAVVLQHAAAGAHGPSALAGAFDRAFWWSAVLTALAVPLCLLLPGRPEPPPPARTTRTGEAVDPRRPTV
- a CDS encoding phosphatidylinositol-specific phospholipase C/glycerophosphodiester phosphodiesterase family protein, which codes for MALTTRRRALTTLGAALAGAVALPAGTALASQGGHGPRPLWRAHAHNDYEHPRPLLDALDHRFGSVEADIYLVGGQLLVAHDPEDLDPSRTLESLYLDPLAARVRAHHGRVYRRDRGSLQLLIDIKTEGEATYLELDRRLRRYKHLFTSYAHGRVFPGAVTAVVSGDRAARAPMAAQRSRRAFYDGRLTDLGTVAPASFVPLISDNWTLNFTWQGVGTFPAAERRRLRDIVGAAHARGQRVRFWATPDAAGPARDAVWAELLAAGVDHLNTDDLAGLEAFLDAHRDA
- a CDS encoding MarR family winged helix-turn-helix transcriptional regulator, encoding MTDSSTPRRDIDRMASGLAACLPVLYRALDRQVTARYPHPKPPEGQLALLRYVAQHEGVTVREAAEALLMKPNNVSALVSQLVEQGDLERRRDSADKRVAHLHLTATARERVSEVRELETAFIRHALTSLTEGQQGALGSALDALDALTRHLHPGVR
- a CDS encoding TetR/AcrR family transcriptional regulator, encoding MAQRRRGAALEKALLDAAWGELAERGYARFTMDGVVRRAGTSPPVLYRRWAHRDELARAAVAHVLEEARVDTPDTGTLRGDLLALMREIGTANAQLVILMYAHLAGYCQETGTSPGELLDAARGKSADALAEVYDRAVARGEARPERLTGRVRSLPFDLLRQEILATLAPVPEDVVEEIVDTIFLPLVS